The Treponema medium genome has a window encoding:
- a CDS encoding flagellin, whose translation MVINHNMSAMFAQRTLGVTDVRIGKDIEKLSSGLRINRAGDDASGLAVSEKMRAQIRGLNQASTNASNGISFIQVAEAYLQETTDIMQRIRELAVQASNGIYSAEDRMQIQVEVSQLVAEVDRIASSAQFNGMNMLTGRFAREGGENAVTGSMWFHIGANMDQRIRVYIGTMTAHALGVRDLSDNRTMTIETAEEANHSIGTIDEALKKINKQRADLGAYQNRLEMTVVGIDIAAENLQASESRIRDADMAKQMVEYTRNQILNQSGTAMLAQANSNTQLVLSLLR comes from the coding sequence ATGGTTATCAACCACAACATGAGTGCAATGTTTGCACAGCGTACATTGGGTGTTACTGATGTACGTATCGGTAAGGACATCGAAAAGCTGTCCAGCGGTCTGCGCATCAATCGCGCAGGCGATGATGCTTCCGGTCTCGCAGTTTCCGAAAAAATGCGCGCTCAAATCCGCGGCTTAAATCAAGCTTCGACAAACGCATCAAACGGAATCAGCTTTATTCAGGTTGCCGAAGCATATTTGCAGGAGACGACTGACATTATGCAGCGTATCCGCGAGCTGGCGGTGCAGGCATCAAACGGCATTTATAGCGCGGAAGACCGGATGCAAATTCAGGTCGAAGTTTCCCAGCTTGTTGCCGAAGTTGATCGTATCGCGAGTTCAGCTCAATTTAACGGTATGAATATGCTGACCGGACGCTTTGCACGTGAAGGCGGAGAAAACGCCGTAACAGGATCAATGTGGTTCCACATTGGCGCTAACATGGATCAACGCATCCGCGTGTACATCGGTACTATGACTGCTCATGCCCTTGGCGTGCGCGATCTGAGCGATAACCGCACAATGACGATTGAAACTGCAGAAGAAGCGAACCACAGCATCGGTACAATCGATGAAGCGTTAAAGAAAATCAACAAGCAGCGGGCAGACCTCGGTGCATACCAGAATAGACTGGAAATGACCGTTGTCGGAATCGATATTGCCGCAGAGAATCTGCAAGCCTCCGAATCACGTATCCGCGATGCCGATATGGCCAAGCAGATGGTCGAGTATACGAGAAATCAAATACTCAATCAGTCCGGTACGGCAATGTTGGCTCAGGCAAATTCAAACACCCAGCTTGTACTCTCATTATTGCGGTAA
- a CDS encoding flagellin, which yields MIINHNMSAMYSQRNTGIVETSIVKDIEKLSSGMRINRAGDDASGLAVSEKMRSQIRGLNQAGQNIQNGVSFIQATEGYLAETTDIMQRLRELAVQAANGIYSAEDRMQIQVEVSQLVDEVDRIASHAQFNGMNLLTGRFARDAADNQLQLHVGANMDQSEKLFVGTMTALALGLTGGMQGGEGDMITISSVEGANMAIGTIDNALKQINKQRADLGAYQNRFELAYNGVAIAAENLQAAESRIRDADMAKQIVEYTKNQILMQSGTAMLAQANTQPQSVIRLLQ from the coding sequence ATGATTATTAACCACAATATGAGCGCTATGTATTCACAGCGCAACACAGGTATCGTCGAGACCAGCATCGTAAAAGACATAGAAAAGCTTTCCAGCGGTATGCGCATTAACCGCGCAGGCGATGATGCTTCCGGACTTGCAGTTTCCGAAAAAATGAGAAGCCAGATCCGCGGTTTAAATCAAGCAGGCCAGAACATACAGAATGGTGTTTCCTTTATCCAAGCAACAGAAGGATATTTAGCTGAAACCACCGATATTATGCAGCGCTTACGCGAGTTAGCAGTTCAGGCTGCGAACGGTATTTACTCCGCAGAAGACCGCATGCAGATTCAGGTTGAAGTTTCTCAACTTGTGGATGAAGTAGACCGCATCGCAAGCCATGCCCAATTCAACGGTATGAACTTGCTGACCGGACGCTTCGCAAGAGATGCTGCTGACAATCAGTTGCAGTTGCATGTCGGTGCAAATATGGATCAGTCTGAAAAGCTCTTTGTTGGCACGATGACAGCTTTGGCTCTCGGTCTTACCGGTGGTATGCAGGGCGGCGAAGGCGATATGATCACCATCTCCTCTGTAGAAGGTGCTAATATGGCTATCGGTACTATCGACAATGCATTAAAGCAGATCAACAAGCAGAGAGCAGACCTCGGTGCATACCAGAACCGTTTTGAACTTGCATACAATGGTGTTGCAATTGCTGCTGAAAACCTGCAGGCTGCTGAATCACGCATCCGCGATGCTGATATGGCAAAACAGATCGTTGAGTACACCAAGAATCAAATCTTGATGCAGTCAGGTACAGCAATGCTTGCACAGGCGAACACACAACCCCAGTCGGTTATCCGCCTCCTTCAATAG